The genomic window GCTTTATTGAATGATTATGGTACAAAAGTAATTGAACTTTATGTTACTGGTGATAATAATATAATTAAAGGGTTAACACTTACGGATATTGGAACATCGGCAACAGCAAAGGGCGGGCAATCCTTTACTATTTCGGGAGATAATGTTACTGTGCAAGATGTTACTATAAATGTGAGTGGTTCATCGCCTTATGGTTATGGTGATTTATTAGGGAAAGGAAGTCCTAATTTAGTAACTATGAGAAAACATAGTGGTATGCTAATTGAAGGAGCAAACGATAAAATACTAGGGTGTAAAATTTATTCGAAAGCATTTGGGCATTTATTTTTCATTCAAGGCGGTAGAGATGTTTTGTTTCAAGATTGTTATGCAGAAGCGGTTACTAGAACAACTGATGATATGTTAGCGGAAACATCTGGGCTTGCTTTCGATCGTGATTTTGAGGCTGTTTATGCTAATTATAGTGGGGATAAAGTGATTACTCCTGGTTATACAAAATCTTTGAGTGAAGTAGGGTACCGTTCATATGGTACAGGTGGATTAGAAGGGCATACCACAGGAGCTATAACTTTGATAAACTGTGTAGCTAAAGATACGCGTTCTGGTTTTGCTTTTACGCGTTATGGAGGCGATGTGCTTATGCAAAACTGCCAAGCTACAGGTTGCGAAGCGGGATATCAAGTAGAAGAAGTTACAATTGAAAACAGTAGAGGAGATGCTGTTAATGGGCCGTTATTGTACCTTAATGGCGGGGCGTCTACCGTAGAGTTAGAGTTAATACCTAATGTGTCAACAACAACTTTACATGCTATTGCAACCATTGCAGGAGATAATCATAAGGTAACACTTACAAATTATAATGATGAAGTAAGACCTCAAGAACACTCTATTTTAGTGGGAACGTCTAGACCTTCTGGAGCCAACCCGTTTTCACCATTAGGAACAACTTCTACATCGGGAATTATACTAAATAATTGTACCGATATGCCTATTGAAATTAATTCATATACAAGTTCAAGTACTATTAATACGACCGGAACGGTTACAGATAATGGTTCAGGGAATACAATTAATACGGTTACCGATTGCGATAATATTGTAGTTGTAGTGCCAGAGAAAAATGCTGTTGGAGATACCTTTACATTTCAAGATATAGATTATAAAGTAACTAGTATTGATCCTTATCAAGCAGAAGTTACAGGAAGCTCTTTAATTAATGTGGTAGTACCAAGTTTTGCAACTAACGAAGATACTGAAACTGCATTTGCGGTTATCAGAATTGGAGATAATGCTTTTAATGGTAGTAGTACAACAACTATTGAATTACCAAGCTCAGTAACATCAATAGGTTATCAGACGTTTAGAGGCGGAAGTTTAACAACGGTAACGTTTACCACAACTAATGGTATTACTACTATTGATGGTAGAGGCTTTTTTGTTTGTACCACACTTCTTGATCTAAACAATATTATGAGTAGCGCAGAATCATTAGGGGATGGGGCGTTTAATGGCACAACAAGTGTAACATCTTTAATCACGCCGAGTACATTGTCAACTTTGGGAACAAGTGTTTTTAGAGGTATGGCGAATTTAAAAACGGTAGATTTATCTGCTTCAACGTTGTTAACCGAAATACCATCGCAAACCTTTAGGGATGCTAGCGGGATAACTTCTGTAATTATTCCTATTAATGTGACTACAATTGGAGCTAGTGCATTTTTAAACCTTAGTAATTTAAAAACGGTACAGGTTTTAAATCCAGTGCCTGCAACTATTACAACTTCTGAGTTTTCTGGCGTAAATCTAGCTTTTGCAACTTTAATAGTGCCAACTGAAGCTGCAAAGTTAGCCTACCAAGCTGCAGATGTATGGAAGAATTTCGGTACGATTATAGCAGGAACATTAAGCACAAACAGCTTAGAACAAAAATTAGATTTCAATATTTTTCCAAATCCTACAAACGGATTGATATCAATAAAAAGTAAACCACTTAACAATGTTCGTGTTAGTATTTACGATTTTAACGGAAGAGTTTTATTAACAAATAATATTAGTGGAACAGCATCAGAAATTAATATTTCTGAGTTTTCTTCTGGAATTTATTTACTTAAAGTCAGCCTTGAAAACAGCGAATTTGTTAAGCGAATAGTAAAGCAATAGTCAGTTTTTTTAGAAAATATATTACCCTTTTTATAGCATTAAAAAACAGCATTAAGATGATTCTTAGTGCTGTTTTTTTGTGATTATACTATCAGTAAATAGTGAAATAAGCGGTATGTATTTGTGTCCTTATAAACTTAAAAAGAACTTTTTTATCTGTTTTTATTTTGAAAATAGAGCTAATATTTATGTTGTAATTTGAATACGTTTCTTTCTTGAAACATGCCGAAAACCTTAGCTTATAAAGTGTAAATGCGGAATATGAATCATTGTTTATAGTCTAAGGGTATGGAGTTATAGTCAAATTCTATTTTTTTTGCCAAATTGCAGTATCTAGCGTAATAATAGTGTTACGCTTATTTTGAATAAAAAGGACCATGAAAATAAGTATGAAACTCTTAGCAATTTTAATTATTTGTTTACCGATATCTGCATTTGCAGATGTAAGCTTAAATAGTTTATTTTCCGATCACATGGTAATACAAAGGGATACAGAAGTACCTATTTGGGGTTGGGCAGATCCTAATGAAATTATTACGGTTGAAACAAGTTGGGGAGCATCGGTACAAGTTATTACTAGTTTAGAAGGCACGTGGCGTGCAGATATAAAAACACCCGAAGCTGGAGGGCCACACACAATAACTGTTTTTTCAAAAAATAAAATTGTTATAAATGATGTGTTATCTGGAGATGTTTGGATTTGCACGGGGCAGTCTAATATGGATTTTTCCATGTCGAAATTTTTGCGTGATTCAAGAGACCCAAAACACCAACCGCTAGTAGAATATATTCGTAATGAAGTTGCTACTGTTAATGATGATTGGATTCGCCATATTGAGGTGCCTCAAGCGACATCATTATATGAAAAGAAATTAAATTTTGAAGACCATTGGAGAAGTGCTAATCCAGAACAAATCGGAAAAATCTCTGCAACAGGTTACTTTTTTGCAAAAGAATTACGCAAGCATGTAAATATACCTATCGGATTGTTAGAATGTTCATGGGGTGGAACAAAAATTCAACCATGGATTTCAGAAGAAGCCTATATGGCCGATCCTAATATGAAAGCTTATTTTGAAGCTAGCCGAAAAGAATCGATGGAAACGATTAAAATTATGGATACCGAAGGTTATGTAGATACAGTTTACGAAACGCAAGTAGCCGAATGGACTGCTAAAGGTGAAAAAGGTAAAAAACCAAAGCCAACAGTAGATCCTCGAAATGACAGACAATTGCCAGCATCGGATTATAATGCCATGCTTTCAGCAATAATTCCATACGCTATAAAAGGTGGTATTTGGTATCAAGGAGAAAGTAATGCGGAATTTATGCCAGATGAATATGAAGAATATTTTACTGCCATGATAAATAGTTGGAGAGCAGAATGGGAGCAAGGCGATTTTCCGTTTTACTGGGTGCAGTTAGCAGCTTGCAAACGCGGTAATGATAAAGCCGATAAAGGCTGGGCAACGGTAAATGATGAGTTACGTCGCACGCTAAAATTACCAAACACAGGTATGGCCGTTTTATATGATATTGGAGAACCTAAAGATGTTCACCCTCATAATAAAATGGATACAGGGAAGCGCTTGGCTTTGTGGGCATTAAAAAACGATTACAATATAGATATTCCTGTGGTAAGCGGTCCTTTATACAAATCTATGAGCGTGGAATCTAATAAAATTAAAATAGAATTTACTGAAACTGGTTCGGGTTTAATGGTTGGCAATAAAACACTTCTAGAAGATGCAGTTTCGGTTAAGGAGCCTTTAAAATGGTTTGAAATTAAAGGTATAGAGGGTGTTTGGAAACCTGCTGATGCAAAAATCACTTCAAGCAATACTATTGAAGTTTGGAGTAATGCTGTGTTAAAACCTAAGCAAGTACGATACGCATGGTCTGCAAATCCAAAAGGAGCCAATTTGTATAACAAAGAAGGACTTCCTGCTGCTGTATTTTTAACTGAATAAAATTAGAAATAAAAATTAAATTATACCCTATGAAATCTTTAAATGTATCTGGTAAACTCGTCTTGTTAGTTGTGTTTTTTTTAGGATGCCAAGTTAATTTTGCTCAAAAAGTAGAATTGATTTATACCACAGCATCCAAACGTTGGGTAAAGCCAAAAAAGTTTTTACAAAAAGCAGATGCAACGTCAGTAAATGATATTATCATATATACCGATAGTTTACTGCAAGTTGTGGATGGTATTGGAGGTGCTTTCAATGAGCTTGGTTGGGAAGCTATCAAATCTCTTGATGAAAGTGGAGAACAAGAGGTTGCCAACGCTTTATTTTCAAAAGATGGTTGTAATTTTTCAATGTGTCGTATTCCAATTGGAGCCTCAGATTATGCTTTAAGTTATTACTCGCACAATGATGTACCAGGAGATTTTGTAATGAGAGATTTTAATATAGATAGAGATCGATATATTCTAATCCCATATTTAAAAGAAGCTTTAAAAGTACGTCCAAATTTACAAATATGGGCATCACCTTGGACACCTCCAGCCTGGATGAAGGTTAACGAACATTATTCTTTACGCGCAGGTGATTGGAATGATCGTGCAAATGGAAATAGAATGGATCCGGGTGCTCAAATCCTGAGTAATGCTACAGCATTTAAAATGCAAGATCAATACTTAAAAGCTTATGCGTTATATTTTTCAAAATTTATTCAAGCTTATAAAAAAGAAGGTATAGAGTTGTTTTCAATTCAACCACAAAATGAAATTGCTTATGCACCAAACTGGCCAAGTTGTACTTGGAGAGCAGAAGATTTTTCAATATTTATTGGAGATTATTTAGGTCCGAAATTAAAAGAAGATGGCTTAGATACCGAAATTTGGTTAGGTACAATTAATTGGAGTAAGCCTAGTTATGTTCGTACTATTTTAGATAATAAAAAAGCAGCTGAATATATTAAAGGTGTTGGTTTTCAATGGGGAGGATCTAAAGCTATTCCCGCTATAAATAAAGAATATCCGGATTTAAAATACATGCAAACGGAGAACAAGTGTGGAGAAGGAGAGAATGATTGGACCTCATTTGATCGCTCTTGGGAAACCTTAGTACATTTTTTTAATAACGGAGCAGGTTCTCATATGTATTGGAATATGGTTTTAGATGAAACAGGAAAAAGTGCTTGGGGATGGCCACAAAATTCAATGGTGGTTATCGATAAGCAAACAAAAAAAATAACTTATACCGATGAGTTTTATCTGTTCAAACATTTATCACATTTCGTTCAACCCGGAGATCACTTTTTAAAATCTTCCGAAGGAAAAAATCATTTAGCTTTTCAGTTAAAAGATGGTCGTATTATGGTTTTAGTGAATAATCCTGATGAAACTATTAAAAATATAAAGTTTAAAGTTGGAAACCAAACGTTTGTTGTCGAAGTACAAGCAACATCTGTGAATACATTAATTATCAACAAGTAAGGTTTAAATTTTATGAAGTATTATTTCAAATTACAAAATGTGTTTTTATTTGTTATGCTATTGGGAGTTTTCCAATTGCAAGCACAAGTTGTTAATGAAATAGATTGGTCAAAATTTTTAGGGCAGCACGATTTAATTTGGGAAGAAATTCCGATGCAATGGAATGAAGGTGCTTTTACTGGAAATGGGCAAGTCGGAATGATGATTTATGCCACAATGAGCGCAAATCGAGTAGATTTCCATATGGGGCGACAAGATGTTACAGACCATAGAGGTGCTCCAAACAGAAAAACGTCTATGGGTGTCAAGGATACCGGTCTATATGATTATTCTAGATTAGATGTTGGTAGAATGGCTTTGTACCCTGTCGGAAAAATAAAATCGGCATCCATTCGTCAAGATTTATGGAATGCAGAAATTCGCGGTGTTATTTATACCGATTTGGGTGAAATTTCTTTTAGAGCCTTTACACCTTATGATAAAATGATGAATGTTATTGAAATCATTTCTACCGAAAAAACAAAGTCAAAAAAAGAATCTTATAAATGGGAATGGTTAGCAGGGAATCCAATTACACCTAGAGTGTATGCAAAGCC from Algibacter sp. L1A34 includes these protein-coding regions:
- a CDS encoding leucine-rich repeat domain-containing protein yields the protein MKTTLPLFKTNKIGFVFLLSIFTVFGVSGQTEITSVAELAAVAANSNQNIVMKSGIYQMEDYLTPTVISNHQPDSGNRSAMITFSGSDNVFDFTGVTIEVNTALLNDYGTKVIELYVTGDNNIIKGLTLTDIGTSATAKGGQSFTISGDNVTVQDVTINVSGSSPYGYGDLLGKGSPNLVTMRKHSGMLIEGANDKILGCKIYSKAFGHLFFIQGGRDVLFQDCYAEAVTRTTDDMLAETSGLAFDRDFEAVYANYSGDKVITPGYTKSLSEVGYRSYGTGGLEGHTTGAITLINCVAKDTRSGFAFTRYGGDVLMQNCQATGCEAGYQVEEVTIENSRGDAVNGPLLYLNGGASTVELELIPNVSTTTLHAIATIAGDNHKVTLTNYNDEVRPQEHSILVGTSRPSGANPFSPLGTTSTSGIILNNCTDMPIEINSYTSSSTINTTGTVTDNGSGNTINTVTDCDNIVVVVPEKNAVGDTFTFQDIDYKVTSIDPYQAEVTGSSLINVVVPSFATNEDTETAFAVIRIGDNAFNGSSTTTIELPSSVTSIGYQTFRGGSLTTVTFTTTNGITTIDGRGFFVCTTLLDLNNIMSSAESLGDGAFNGTTSVTSLITPSTLSTLGTSVFRGMANLKTVDLSASTLLTEIPSQTFRDASGITSVIIPINVTTIGASAFLNLSNLKTVQVLNPVPATITTSEFSGVNLAFATLIVPTEAAKLAYQAADVWKNFGTIIAGTLSTNSLEQKLDFNIFPNPTNGLISIKSKPLNNVRVSIYDFNGRVLLTNNISGTASEINISEFSSGIYLLKVSLENSEFVKRIVKQ
- a CDS encoding sialate O-acetylesterase; amino-acid sequence: MKLLAILIICLPISAFADVSLNSLFSDHMVIQRDTEVPIWGWADPNEIITVETSWGASVQVITSLEGTWRADIKTPEAGGPHTITVFSKNKIVINDVLSGDVWICTGQSNMDFSMSKFLRDSRDPKHQPLVEYIRNEVATVNDDWIRHIEVPQATSLYEKKLNFEDHWRSANPEQIGKISATGYFFAKELRKHVNIPIGLLECSWGGTKIQPWISEEAYMADPNMKAYFEASRKESMETIKIMDTEGYVDTVYETQVAEWTAKGEKGKKPKPTVDPRNDRQLPASDYNAMLSAIIPYAIKGGIWYQGESNAEFMPDEYEEYFTAMINSWRAEWEQGDFPFYWVQLAACKRGNDKADKGWATVNDELRRTLKLPNTGMAVLYDIGEPKDVHPHNKMDTGKRLALWALKNDYNIDIPVVSGPLYKSMSVESNKIKIEFTETGSGLMVGNKTLLEDAVSVKEPLKWFEIKGIEGVWKPADAKITSSNTIEVWSNAVLKPKQVRYAWSANPKGANLYNKEGLPAAVFLTE
- a CDS encoding glycoside hydrolase family 30 protein, whose amino-acid sequence is MKSLNVSGKLVLLVVFFLGCQVNFAQKVELIYTTASKRWVKPKKFLQKADATSVNDIIIYTDSLLQVVDGIGGAFNELGWEAIKSLDESGEQEVANALFSKDGCNFSMCRIPIGASDYALSYYSHNDVPGDFVMRDFNIDRDRYILIPYLKEALKVRPNLQIWASPWTPPAWMKVNEHYSLRAGDWNDRANGNRMDPGAQILSNATAFKMQDQYLKAYALYFSKFIQAYKKEGIELFSIQPQNEIAYAPNWPSCTWRAEDFSIFIGDYLGPKLKEDGLDTEIWLGTINWSKPSYVRTILDNKKAAEYIKGVGFQWGGSKAIPAINKEYPDLKYMQTENKCGEGENDWTSFDRSWETLVHFFNNGAGSHMYWNMVLDETGKSAWGWPQNSMVVIDKQTKKITYTDEFYLFKHLSHFVQPGDHFLKSSEGKNHLAFQLKDGRIMVLVNNPDETIKNIKFKVGNQTFVVEVQATSVNTLIINK